Proteins encoded by one window of Desulfobacterales bacterium:
- a CDS encoding cytoplasmic protein → MIQNKILEHLKQFDELTRLEGGQFGGILGRAGVGKTAFLIQLSLLKLLKNIKVLHLSLNEPINKVCLWYEEVFKRLVENIEKQGDTVDIEINQIWEKALSQRFIMTFKEDVFKIAVLEERLSDLFEQKIFSPDLIIADGFNFDDESIKDILSELKNFATKKNLSVWFTINIHRDEKPDECGIPKQLSIGYDMFDSGIMLWPNKNEISVKILDRENKKFETESKLYLNPTTFLILNR, encoded by the coding sequence ATGATACAAAATAAGATATTAGAGCATTTAAAGCAATTTGACGAACTTACACGGCTTGAAGGAGGACAATTTGGAGGCATCCTTGGAAGAGCCGGTGTCGGAAAAACTGCATTTTTAATACAGCTATCCTTATTAAAACTTTTAAAAAACATAAAAGTTCTTCATTTAAGCCTGAACGAACCAATAAATAAGGTATGTTTATGGTACGAAGAAGTTTTTAAACGATTAGTTGAAAATATTGAAAAACAAGGAGATACTGTTGACATTGAAATAAATCAAATTTGGGAAAAAGCATTATCTCAAAGATTTATCATGACATTTAAAGAAGATGTTTTTAAAATTGCAGTTCTTGAAGAAAGGCTTTCAGACCTTTTCGAACAAAAAATATTTTCGCCAGATTTAATAATTGCAGATGGATTTAATTTTGATGATGAATCAATAAAGGACATTCTGTCAGAATTAAAAAATTTTGCCACAAAAAAGAACCTCTCTGTTTGGTTTACGATAAATATACATAGAGATGAAAAACCTGACGAGTGTGGAATTCCCAAACAGCTTTCAATTGGCTATGATATGTTTGATTCAGGAATTATGCTTTGGCCAAATAAGAATGAAATTTCTGTAAAAATACTGGATCGTGAAAATAAAAAATTTGAAACCGAAAGCAAATTATATTTAAATCCTACAACTTTTTTAATTCTAAATAGATAG
- a CDS encoding AAA family ATPase, translating into MKKRILYGSADYEEIVRNNGYFIDKTQYIRKIEIIENAVFLRPRRFGKSLWCRILECYYNINKKDDFEKLFGYTYIGKNPTPLRNSFFVLHLDFSVISLGKTITDIEDSFNIICNSRMKTMIGLAKAWFQDKIELPDHSRASDNLKRILDFIEQNHFPTLYVIIDEYDNFANQLIVSHKDNLYRQLTSDDSFFKTFFKTLKEGRKTGSIANVFITGVLPITIDDLASGFNIARFITLNPKFENMLGFTHSEVDTLIDEIYKDYDINPSTRSLVNDLIKTHYNGYHFVNSNGEAVYNSTILMYFLVEFSELKSIPKQLTDLNLKTDISWVKRLTGSNPHLTEEFVDQLTIHNTIRYDDRLLVEKFDMSQFFEESYFPISFFYLGMLTRKDDFYLKLPNLNMRQIFVEYFNEIHHIDVSTKYAEMMQGFVNSLDLPKIFADYWELYISQLPEAIFQKVNENFYRTTFFELCSRYLSRWFTWNVERSYPQGKTDLEFVGKFHEIFAGIRIVIEFKYFSNADFKKFKTKITDFQLHAEDLKQLKGYVEGLKQEYPEAKISQYVIYCFGNQGFKIFDVNH; encoded by the coding sequence ATGAAAAAACGCATATTATATGGCTCGGCAGATTACGAAGAAATCGTCAGAAACAATGGATATTTCATTGATAAAACTCAATACATTAGAAAGATAGAGATTATCGAAAACGCTGTATTTCTACGTCCAAGACGATTCGGGAAATCTCTCTGGTGCCGTATTCTTGAATGTTATTACAACATCAATAAAAAAGACGATTTTGAAAAACTATTTGGCTATACCTATATCGGTAAAAATCCTACTCCTTTGCGCAATTCTTTTTTTGTGCTGCACCTTGATTTTTCAGTTATAAGTCTGGGAAAAACTATTACTGATATTGAAGATAGTTTTAATATTATTTGCAATTCAAGAATGAAAACCATGATAGGTCTTGCAAAAGCATGGTTTCAGGATAAAATTGAATTGCCTGACCATAGTAGAGCTTCTGATAATTTAAAAAGGATTTTAGACTTTATCGAGCAGAATCATTTCCCTACCCTTTATGTCATTATAGACGAATACGATAATTTTGCCAATCAACTGATAGTTTCCCACAAAGATAATCTATATCGCCAATTAACAAGTGATGACAGCTTTTTTAAAACTTTTTTCAAAACCTTAAAAGAAGGCAGAAAAACAGGCTCAATTGCAAATGTCTTTATTACCGGTGTTTTGCCTATTACTATAGATGATCTTGCGTCTGGGTTTAATATTGCCAGATTTATTACCTTAAACCCAAAATTTGAAAATATGCTTGGTTTCACCCACTCCGAAGTAGATACTCTTATCGATGAAATTTACAAAGATTACGATATAAACCCATCCACTCGAAGCCTTGTTAATGATTTAATAAAAACGCATTATAATGGATATCACTTTGTAAATTCTAATGGAGAAGCTGTCTATAATTCTACAATTTTGATGTATTTTTTAGTAGAATTTTCAGAATTAAAGAGTATTCCCAAACAGCTCACTGATTTGAACCTGAAAACTGATATATCATGGGTAAAACGCTTAACAGGTTCAAATCCCCATCTTACGGAAGAATTTGTTGATCAGCTTACAATCCATAATACTATCCGCTATGATGATAGGCTTTTAGTAGAAAAATTTGATATGAGTCAGTTTTTTGAAGAAAGTTATTTTCCGATTTCTTTTTTTTATTTGGGTATGCTCACAAGGAAAGATGATTTTTATCTAAAACTGCCCAATCTCAATATGCGCCAAATTTTTGTGGAATATTTCAATGAAATCCACCATATTGACGTTTCTACCAAATACGCAGAAATGATGCAGGGCTTTGTAAACAGCCTTGATTTGCCTAAAATATTTGCCGATTATTGGGAATTATATATATCCCAATTACCTGAAGCTATTTTTCAAAAAGTTAATGAAAATTTTTATCGAACCACTTTTTTTGAGCTGTGCAGCCGTTATTTATCAAGGTGGTTCACATGGAATGTTGAGCGGTCTTATCCGCAAGGAAAAACAGATTTAGAGTTTGTGGGAAAATTTCATGAGATATTTGCAGGCATAAGAATTGTTATTGAATTTAAATATTTTTCCAATGCAGATTTTAAAAAATTTAAAACTAAAATTACCGACTTTCAGCTTCATGCAGAAGACTTAAAACAGCTTAAAGGCTATGTTGAAGGCTTAAAACAAGAATACCCTGAGGCTAAAATTTCACAGTATGTTATTTATTGCTTTGGCAATCAGGGATTTAAAATTTTTGACGTTAATCATTAG
- a CDS encoding TonB-dependent receptor, whose product MVYKIFAALILFFYGSFLSIQAFANETDIDNIQKKIDYLTEIATKTKLNADFVPGIVTVLYGDDLEARGVRTIGEALNLVPGINLVLTPDKLWKTIVRGVPKSFASGHIKVLLDGLPLTTAFGIDAVPNMPIEQIDRIEIIRGPGATIHGEFACSGVVNIIPKKKEKQIFGRFESHETYGGGGIVSYNSKKNDIGISLNFAGMKSHADRIDSVNPQFGLLYPDSEQESAAIESYFTGNNHESKNEYISSLFSANYMNMELNAHAFENKQEEFAKTKTWGVSIKNKSDISGYLKLKINAGIENQKFDSEYSSYFDINYTPTNDWIYTFNYDERTIFGDIGLIFKKIENHTILTDISIVRMDLDDVSKNDGSVYYKGKTRDIISISLDDEFKITDKFFLNSGIRYDNYSDINDRYSPRISAVYLLNNDVQNRHILKLQYAKAFRPPTFIEIKLAKDPNIIDTSFGAFETIQTYEFGYIYRSFSKVFRSTCFYSDINAKETFMDKELKNFSSKGIEFELNWPFMDKIFNIDTNLSIFTTQGTKDSGKIEYLSNVGLSFQPIDIFSICFQYRYSDTRNIFLDDPTANKDDSHILDVTLNLFNLGIKGLNLKAGVKNIFEQNSGYEIQSEGDSNAKLLIIPNDTIKPSRWWWIKLSYEF is encoded by the coding sequence ATGGTTTATAAAATATTTGCAGCATTAATATTATTTTTTTATGGAAGTTTTTTATCAATACAAGCGTTTGCTAATGAGACTGATATTGATAACATCCAAAAAAAAATAGATTACCTTACTGAAATTGCTACTAAAACAAAACTTAATGCTGATTTTGTTCCAGGAATTGTAACTGTTCTTTACGGAGACGACCTTGAAGCTCGAGGAGTTAGAACTATTGGCGAAGCCCTTAACCTCGTTCCGGGCATAAACCTTGTTCTGACTCCTGATAAACTTTGGAAAACTATCGTGAGAGGAGTTCCAAAAAGTTTTGCTTCCGGACATATTAAAGTATTATTGGATGGATTACCTTTAACTACAGCTTTTGGCATAGATGCAGTCCCGAATATGCCAATTGAACAGATTGATAGAATAGAAATAATAAGAGGGCCAGGCGCTACAATTCATGGCGAATTTGCATGCTCAGGAGTTGTAAATATTATTCCTAAAAAAAAAGAAAAACAAATTTTTGGACGTTTTGAAAGTCATGAAACCTATGGAGGTGGAGGTATCGTATCTTATAACTCCAAAAAAAATGACATCGGCATATCATTAAATTTTGCAGGCATGAAAAGTCATGCAGATAGAATTGACAGCGTAAATCCGCAATTTGGGCTTTTATATCCTGATAGTGAGCAAGAATCTGCGGCTATAGAATCCTATTTTACTGGAAATAATCATGAATCTAAAAACGAATATATTTCCAGTCTTTTTTCTGCAAACTACATGAATATGGAATTAAATGCTCATGCCTTTGAAAATAAGCAGGAAGAATTCGCAAAAACGAAAACTTGGGGAGTATCTATAAAAAATAAATCCGATATATCTGGATACTTAAAATTAAAAATAAATGCCGGCATCGAGAACCAAAAGTTTGATAGCGAATATTCTTCGTATTTCGATATAAATTACACTCCAACAAATGATTGGATATATACATTTAATTATGACGAAAGAACTATTTTTGGAGATATTGGATTAATATTTAAAAAAATTGAAAATCATACAATTTTAACCGATATTTCCATAGTTCGCATGGATTTAGATGATGTATCAAAAAATGATGGCTCAGTTTATTATAAGGGAAAAACAAGAGATATAATAAGCATAAGCCTTGATGATGAATTTAAAATTACAGATAAATTTTTTTTAAATTCAGGAATAAGATACGATAATTATTCTGATATTAATGATAGATATTCTCCAAGGATTTCTGCAGTCTATCTTTTAAATAATGACGTGCAGAACAGACATATTTTAAAACTGCAATATGCAAAGGCTTTTAGACCTCCGACTTTTATTGAAATAAAATTAGCTAAAGACCCTAATATTATTGATACATCTTTTGGAGCTTTTGAAACTATTCAGACCTATGAATTTGGCTATATTTATAGAAGTTTTAGCAAAGTCTTTAGATCTACCTGTTTTTATTCCGATATAAATGCAAAAGAAACTTTTATGGATAAAGAACTTAAAAATTTTAGCTCAAAAGGTATTGAATTTGAGTTAAATTGGCCTTTTATGGATAAAATTTTTAATATTGATACGAATCTTTCAATTTTTACAACGCAGGGTACAAAAGATTCAGGTAAAATTGAATATCTTAGCAATGTAGGTCTTTCTTTTCAGCCGATTGATATTTTTTCTATATGTTTCCAATACCGATATTCAGATACAAGGAACATATTTTTAGACGATCCTACAGCTAATAAAGACGATTCCCATATTCTTGATGTTACATTAAATTTATTTAATTTGGGAATAAAAGGCTTAAATTTAAAGGCTGGAGTTAAAAATATTTTCGAACAAAACAGCGGATATGAGATTCAATCAGAAGGTGATAGCAATGCAAAATTATTGATTATCCCGAATGACACCATAAAACCTTCAAGGTGGTGGTGGATAAAATTATCGTATGAATTTTAA